A single Phragmites australis chromosome 4, lpPhrAust1.1, whole genome shotgun sequence DNA region contains:
- the LOC133916239 gene encoding glycine-rich cell wall structural protein-like isoform X1 — protein MGRATKGVGDLALLGLAVAVVLAVAAEARLLEKHNLCGGCGLGGGEGYGGGGGLGHGGGLGGGFGGGKGGGFGGGAGGGGGLGGGGGLGGGGGEGGGGGLGGGAGGGAGGGAGGGAGGGGGAGGGLGGGAGGGGGLGGGSGGGVGGGVGGGGGLGGGAGGGGGLGGGGGAGAGGGTGGGYGGGAGAGGGAGGGYGGGAGGGTGGGYGGGAGDGGGTGGGYGGGAGGGTGGGYGRGAGAGGGTGGGYGGGAGGGAGGGYGEGAGGGAGGGYGGGAGAGGGLGSGGGGGYGGGAGGGIGGGL, from the coding sequence ATGGGGAGGGCGACCAAAGGTGTAGGGGATTTAGCGCTTCTGGGGCTGGCCGTCGCGGTGGTTCTCGCGGTGGCCGCGGAGGCGAGGTTGTTGGAGAAGCATAACCTGTGCGGTGGGTGTGGGCTTGGTGGTGGTGAAGgctacggcggcggcggtggtctTGGGCATGGTGGAGGTCTTGGAGGTGGGTTTGGAGGAGGGAAAGGCGGTGGGTTCGGTGGGGGTGCAGGTGGTGGAGGCGGTctcggtggtggaggcggattaggtggtggtggtggtgaaggGGGAGGTGGAGGGCTTGGTGGTGGCGCAGGAGGCGGTGCTGGTGGTGGCGCAGGAGGCGGTGctggtggaggcggtggagccGGTGGAGGTCTTGGCGGTGGTgcaggcggaggcggagggttGGGTGGTGGTTCTGGAGGTGGAGTAGGTGGTGGTgtcggtggaggtggaggtctCGGAGGTGGTgccggtggaggtggtggactcggcggtggaggaggagctgggGCTGGTGGCGGCACCGGCGGTGGATACGGTGGAGGCGCCGGTGCGGGAGGTGGTGCCGGAGGTGGCTATGGTGGAGGAGCCGGTGGTGGAACTGGCGGCGGATACGGTGGAGGCGCCGGTGATGGAGGTGGCACCGGAGGCGGCTATGGTGGAGGAGCCGGTGGTGGTACTGGCGGCGGATACGGTAGAGGTGCTGGTGCCGGAGGTGGCACTGGTGGCGGCTATGGTGGAGGAGCTGGTGGTGGTGCCGGTGGTGGTTACGGTGAAGGTGctggtggtggcgccggtggaGGCTACGGTGGCGGAGCTGGCGCTGGTGGTGGTCTCGGCTCTGGCGGTGGTGGAGGTTATGGAGGTGGTGCCGGAGGTGGCATCGGCGGCGGGCTGTAA
- the LOC133914752 gene encoding glycine-rich cell wall structural protein-like codes for MGRVVRRGRALALAALAVVLVLGVAVEARFLEKQNLGGGGGLGGGLGHGGGLGGGFGGGKGGGLGVGGGFGGGGGFGGGGGAGAGLGGGLGHGGGFGGGKGGGLGGGGLGGGAGGGLGGGAGGGLGGGAGAGGGLGGGAGSGLGGGGGLGGGAGGGLGGGAGAGSGAGGGLGGGGGLGGGAGGGLGGGAGGGLGGGVGGGLGGGAGAGLGGGAGGGLGGGGGLGGGLGSGGGAGVGGGGLGGGFGAGGGAGLGDGGGGGFGGGGGIGGGH; via the exons ATGGGGAGGGTGGTGAGGCGTGGACGGGCCTTGGCGCTTGCGGCATTGGCCGTGGTGCTTGTTCTTGGAGTGGCCGTCGAGGCGCGCTTCCTTGAGAAGCAGAATTtgggtggcg gtggtgggcttggtggagggCTAGGCCATGGTGGGGGTCTTGGTGGTGGATTtggaggtgggaaaggtggtgGTCTAGGCGTGGGAGGTGgtttcggtggaggtggtgggtttggtggtggtggcggtgcagGAGCTGGGCTCGGTGGAGGGCTTGGACATGGAGGTGGGTTTGGTGGTGGAAAGGGTGGTggtcttggag GTGGTGGGCTGGGCGGTGGTGCTGGAGGCGGCCTTGGCGGTGGTGCAGGAGGAGGGCTTGGAGGTGGTGCCGGTGCAGGTGGTGGCCTAGGCGGTGGAGCGGGAAGCGGcctcggaggaggaggcggccttGGTGGTGGGGCTGGTGGCGGTCTTGGTGGTGGTGCCGGTGCAGGCAGTGGAGCAGGAGGTGGTcttggcggaggaggaggccttGGTGGTGGTGCAGGAGGAGGCCTCGGTGGCGGTGCTGGTGGTGGCCTAGGAGGTGGGGTCGGAGGTGGTCTCGGTGGTGGTGCTGGCGCAGGGCTTGgaggtggtgctggtggtggccttggaggaGGTGGCGGGCTTGGTGGTGGCCTAGGAAGCGGTGGTGGCGCTGGAGTGGGCGGTGGCGGCTTAGGCGGTGGGTTTGGAGCTGGAGGCGGTGCTGGTCTGGGTGACGGAGGTGGTGGAGGTTttggaggtggcggtggcatTGGTGGTGGACACTAA
- the LOC133916239 gene encoding glycine-rich cell wall structural protein-like isoform X2 translates to MGRATKGVGDLALLGLAVAVVLAVAAEARLLEKHNLCGGCGLGGGEGYGGGGGLGHGGGLGGGFGGGKGGGFGGGAGGGGGLGGGGGLGGGGGEGGGGGLGGGAGGGAGGGAGGGAGGGGGAGGGLGGGAGGGGGLGGGSGGGVGGGAGGGGGLGGGGGAGAGGGTGGGYGGGAGAGGGAGGGYGGGAGGGTGGGYGGGAGDGGGTGGGYGGGAGGGTGGGYGRGAGAGGGTGGGYGGGAGGGAGGGYGEGAGGGAGGGYGGGAGAGGGLGSGGGGGYGGGAGGGIGGGL, encoded by the exons ATGGGGAGGGCGACCAAAGGTGTAGGGGATTTAGCGCTTCTGGGGCTGGCCGTCGCGGTGGTTCTCGCGGTGGCCGCGGAGGCGAGGTTGTTGGAGAAGCATAACCTGTGCGGTGGGTGTGGGCTTGGTGGTGGTGAAGgctacggcggcggcggtggtctTGGGCATGGTGGAGGTCTTGGAGGTGGGTTTGGAGGAGGGAAAGGCGGTGGGTTCGGTGGGGGTGCAGGTGGTGGAGGCGGTctcggtggtggaggcggattaggtggtggtggtggtgaaggGGGAGGTGGAGGGCTTGGTGGTGGCGCAGGAGGCGGTGCTGGTGGTGGCGCAGGAGGCGGTGctggtggaggcggtggagccGGTGGAGGTCTTGGCGGTGGTgcaggcggaggcggagggttGGGTGGTGGTTCTGGAGGTGGAGTAGGTG GTGGTgccggtggaggtggtggactcggcggtggaggaggagctgggGCTGGTGGCGGCACCGGCGGTGGATACGGTGGAGGCGCCGGTGCGGGAGGTGGTGCCGGAGGTGGCTATGGTGGAGGAGCCGGTGGTGGAACTGGCGGCGGATACGGTGGAGGCGCCGGTGATGGAGGTGGCACCGGAGGCGGCTATGGTGGAGGAGCCGGTGGTGGTACTGGCGGCGGATACGGTAGAGGTGCTGGTGCCGGAGGTGGCACTGGTGGCGGCTATGGTGGAGGAGCTGGTGGTGGTGCCGGTGGTGGTTACGGTGAAGGTGctggtggtggcgccggtggaGGCTACGGTGGCGGAGCTGGCGCTGGTGGTGGTCTCGGCTCTGGCGGTGGTGGAGGTTATGGAGGTGGTGCCGGAGGTGGCATCGGCGGCGGGCTGTAA